One genomic window of Roseateles sp. DAIF2 includes the following:
- a CDS encoding ATP-binding protein, whose translation MPLSVRQSSRLARSVRLASAALVLACITSLLTLAWFERREALQNSRERLELLARVLEDHATRSVDSAGLVLRTLADGISLPPHTDAALLQPQLSQALLAQPILRGVAVLDMQGRILASSDPREQGLRIDPKLLGALPPAGSEQLLPWLPGRSLRTLGDPALGTAVGMLPLVRRVMGPAGQEFLLLALINPDALANYQQMAIGNDEGERAALASHAGQLLAGTEGVPLAPASALNGHPVFRDLLRRQDHASYLGDGLAPGAQVAAYRVSRTRPLVVLVEQDEQAALQDWRDGLWLLGAGGALILSLLAGAAHALLRSLRVRERARHELDRAHEQVALREREMSVLLKSVQELIFRTDAQGRLTFVNARWGTLSRERAEEAIGQALQDLVEPQDRERVAQLFAADDRAGVRSAEVSLRTGEGLVRRLQVAVVPLQGLGHALGFAGSAMDVTERHEAEQRLQRQLGFTELLLEVSPQPISMVDPGGRYVSVNRAWEEFTGRSRNKVLGQQVGFFMPTAERAIHATQDAQLRQRGGRLSYEARLLGRDGRPRDMLVTKVVVPDPQGGGMGILSTLTDVSEFRAAERATREGRDAAEEASRAKSEFIANISHELRTPLQSILGFSELGVARGRDTPKLAAMFGDIHASGQRMLALVNDLLDVSKIESAVGTFDLERCDLRQLIESVARELDPLLARRSLAVRSHLPVSPLVAKVDPLRFQQVIRNVMANAIKFSPEGGVIELAARLTPQNEIHVSIADRGPGIPPAELDKIFEAFIQSSNTKDGSGGTGLGLAICRKIIEIHGGRIHAENRDGGGTCFHIYLPPRPSGDTQLSTVI comes from the coding sequence ATGCCCCTGAGCGTCCGGCAAAGCAGCCGCCTGGCGCGCAGCGTGCGCCTGGCTTCCGCGGCCTTGGTGCTGGCGTGCATCACCTCGCTGCTGACATTGGCGTGGTTCGAGCGGCGCGAGGCACTGCAGAACAGCCGCGAGCGGCTGGAGCTGCTGGCCAGGGTTCTTGAGGATCATGCAACACGGAGCGTAGACTCTGCCGGGCTGGTTCTGCGCACGCTGGCGGACGGTATCAGCCTGCCGCCGCACACCGACGCGGCGCTGTTGCAGCCGCAGCTGTCACAAGCGCTGCTGGCACAACCCATCCTGCGCGGGGTGGCGGTGCTGGACATGCAGGGACGGATACTGGCCAGTTCTGATCCGCGCGAACAGGGGCTGCGTATCGACCCGAAGCTGCTGGGCGCGCTGCCACCGGCCGGGAGCGAGCAACTGCTGCCGTGGCTGCCGGGACGCAGCCTGCGCACGCTCGGTGACCCGGCGCTGGGAACGGCCGTCGGCATGCTGCCACTGGTACGCCGAGTCATGGGGCCGGCGGGACAGGAGTTTCTGCTGCTGGCCTTGATCAACCCCGACGCCTTGGCCAACTACCAGCAGATGGCCATCGGCAACGATGAAGGCGAACGCGCAGCGCTGGCCAGCCACGCGGGACAGTTGCTCGCCGGCACGGAAGGCGTGCCGCTGGCGCCGGCCTCCGCCTTGAACGGACATCCAGTGTTTCGCGATCTGCTGCGCAGGCAGGATCATGCCAGCTACCTCGGGGATGGTTTGGCCCCAGGTGCCCAGGTCGCAGCCTACCGGGTTTCGCGCACACGGCCGCTGGTGGTGCTTGTCGAGCAGGATGAGCAGGCCGCACTGCAAGATTGGCGAGACGGCCTATGGCTGCTGGGAGCTGGCGGCGCGCTCATCCTGAGCTTGCTGGCCGGGGCCGCCCATGCCTTGCTGCGCAGCCTTCGTGTGCGTGAGCGGGCACGGCATGAGCTCGACCGCGCGCATGAGCAGGTGGCGCTGCGCGAGCGCGAGATGAGCGTGTTGCTCAAGAGCGTCCAGGAGCTGATCTTTCGGACCGACGCCCAGGGGCGGCTCACCTTCGTCAACGCACGCTGGGGCACGCTCAGCCGGGAGCGGGCCGAAGAAGCGATAGGCCAGGCATTGCAGGATCTGGTCGAACCTCAGGACCGTGAGCGTGTCGCACAGCTGTTCGCAGCGGACGACCGTGCGGGCGTGCGCAGCGCCGAGGTCTCGCTGCGAACTGGTGAGGGACTGGTGCGCCGCCTCCAGGTGGCAGTCGTTCCGCTGCAGGGGCTGGGGCATGCGCTGGGCTTTGCCGGCAGCGCCATGGATGTCACCGAACGGCACGAGGCCGAGCAGCGCCTGCAGCGCCAACTGGGCTTCACCGAGCTGCTGCTGGAGGTCAGTCCGCAGCCGATCTCGATGGTGGACCCGGGGGGGCGCTATGTGAGCGTCAACCGTGCCTGGGAGGAATTCACCGGGCGCTCACGCAACAAGGTGCTCGGGCAGCAGGTCGGCTTTTTTATGCCGACGGCCGAGCGCGCGATCCATGCGACGCAGGATGCGCAGCTGCGTCAGCGCGGCGGCCGCCTCAGCTACGAAGCGCGTCTGCTCGGGCGGGATGGGCGGCCGCGGGACATGCTGGTGACCAAGGTCGTGGTGCCGGATCCACAGGGCGGGGGCATGGGCATCTTGTCCACCTTGACCGATGTCAGCGAATTCCGTGCCGCCGAGCGCGCCACCCGGGAAGGCCGCGATGCGGCGGAAGAGGCCTCGCGCGCCAAGTCGGAGTTCATTGCCAACATCAGCCATGAGCTGCGCACGCCGCTGCAATCCATTCTGGGTTTCTCGGAACTGGGCGTGGCGCGCGGGCGCGACACCCCGAAGCTGGCCGCGATGTTCGGCGATATCCATGCCTCGGGGCAGCGCATGCTGGCGCTGGTCAACGACCTGCTTGATGTGTCCAAGATAGAGAGCGCGGTCGGGACCTTCGATCTGGAACGCTGCGACTTGCGCCAGCTGATCGAGTCTGTGGCGCGTGAACTCGACCCCTTGCTGGCGCGGCGCTCGCTGGCGGTGCGGTCTCACCTTCCCGTCAGCCCCCTGGTGGCCAAGGTGGACCCATTGCGCTTCCAGCAGGTGATCCGCAATGTGATGGCAAACGCCATCAAGTTCTCGCCCGAGGGGGGCGTGATCGAGCTGGCCGCGCGCCTGACGCCACAGAACGAGATCCACGTCAGCATTGCCGACCGCGGTCCCGGCATTCCTCCAGCGGAACTGGACAAGATCTTTGAGGCCTTTATTCAGAGCAGCAACACCAAGGATGGCTCGGGGGGCACCGGTTTGGGCCTGGCGATCTGCCGCAAGATCATCGAGATCCATGGAGGCCGCATCCATGCCGAGAACCGCGACGGTGGAGGCACCTGCTTCCACATCTACTTGCCGCCGCGCCCCTCCGGTGACACGCAGCTGAGCACCGTGATTTAG
- a CDS encoding HD-GYP domain-containing protein: MLAPQAPSTDRMFDAAATAQMERIVMDLGRMYHERNEALREVSRAHHEALLRLSLAADFKDDDTGVHIIRIGYLAEALALMLGQPAAYASMLSRAAPMHDIGKIGVPDAVLKKPGSFNPDERAAMNQHPRMGAEILGRSRIPLFQMAAEVALGHHERWDGGGYPSGLVGEAIPLSARIVAVVDYFDALTMDRCYRKAFANDVALGMLAEQRGKAFDPAIVDVFLANAPALLELRDRINRQPPSFEALVQND; this comes from the coding sequence ATGCTCGCCCCCCAAGCTCCGAGCACGGATCGCATGTTCGACGCTGCCGCCACCGCTCAGATGGAGCGCATCGTGATGGACCTGGGTCGCATGTACCACGAGCGCAACGAAGCCTTGCGCGAGGTGTCGCGCGCCCACCATGAGGCCTTGCTGCGCCTGTCGCTGGCGGCCGATTTCAAGGATGACGACACCGGCGTGCACATCATCCGCATCGGCTACCTGGCCGAGGCGCTCGCGCTGATGCTCGGGCAGCCCGCCGCCTATGCCAGCATGCTGAGCCGCGCGGCGCCGATGCACGATATCGGCAAGATCGGCGTGCCCGACGCGGTGCTCAAGAAACCCGGATCCTTCAACCCGGACGAGCGCGCGGCCATGAACCAGCATCCGCGCATGGGGGCCGAGATCCTGGGCCGTTCGCGGATTCCGCTGTTCCAGATGGCGGCCGAGGTGGCGCTGGGCCACCACGAGCGCTGGGATGGCGGCGGTTATCCCAGCGGCCTGGTCGGCGAGGCGATCCCGCTATCGGCCCGGATCGTCGCGGTGGTGGACTACTTCGACGCCCTGACGATGGACCGCTGCTATCGCAAGGCTTTCGCCAACGACGTGGCCTTGGGCATGCTCGCAGAACAGCGCGGCAAGGCCTTCGATCCCGCCATCGTCGACGTCTTCCTGGCCAACGCGCCGGCGCTGCTGGAGTTGCGCGACCGCATCAATCGACAGCCGCCAAGCTTCGAAGCGCTGGTCCAGAACGACTGA
- a CDS encoding MCP four helix bundle domain-containing protein: MKMNLRARLLPGFGAMLLLTLLLAGWSVWQLRALRLNADEISDNWLPSVEHRRAMNAALGYLRLSLAQETQQRAKFNAELGKSREEFEQALMAYLPLASSPQEQQLADALREAMAAYFQLGERLQQQVNAGQSSAAQELATTQMLEQGLKTRTLIQQINRLNHGGAAAEQAAAHTTYQRALWSLSGAAAAESLRQQADTLVRAVAVFRTGVPAAATPTTPAKTSGWDGAERRGPARATNVSRPAFGRPAARVRARTGTDGAWTDF, encoded by the coding sequence ATGAAGATGAACTTGCGTGCCCGCCTCCTGCCGGGGTTCGGCGCCATGCTGCTGTTGACTCTTCTGCTCGCGGGTTGGTCGGTGTGGCAGTTGCGCGCCCTGCGGTTGAACGCCGATGAGATCAGCGACAACTGGCTTCCCAGCGTGGAGCACCGTCGCGCGATGAACGCGGCACTGGGCTATCTGCGCTTGTCCTTGGCTCAAGAAACCCAGCAACGTGCAAAGTTCAATGCCGAACTGGGCAAGAGCCGCGAGGAGTTCGAACAAGCCTTGATGGCCTACCTGCCGCTGGCCAGCAGCCCGCAGGAGCAGCAGTTGGCCGATGCCCTGAGGGAGGCGATGGCCGCGTACTTCCAGCTCGGCGAACGTCTGCAGCAGCAGGTCAACGCAGGCCAGAGCAGCGCGGCTCAGGAACTCGCCACGACCCAGATGCTGGAACAGGGGCTGAAGACCCGTACCTTGATCCAGCAGATCAACCGGCTCAATCATGGCGGAGCCGCCGCCGAGCAGGCGGCCGCCCACACGACCTACCAGCGGGCGCTCTGGAGCCTCTCCGGTGCCGCCGCGGCCGAAAGCCTGCGCCAGCAGGCAGACACCCTGGTCCGCGCGGTCGCGGTGTTCCGCACCGGCGTGCCGGCGGCCGCCACACCCACAACACCCGCCAAGACGAGCGGCTGGGATGGCGCCGAACGCCGTGGCCCGGCACGTGCCACCAACGTCAGCCGGCCCGCATTCGGCCGCCCCGCCGCTCGGGTGCGAGCTCGAACGGGCACCGACGGTGCATGGACCGACTTCTGA
- a CDS encoding diguanylate cyclase domain-containing protein: MMRSFRINGSAVWPIGPATEEVFFMQSSPRIAGWIVAGNLLVACVLILATLINLQVSRDSELARAREAAQNLVQALSSELAAELRLVDNALATIALRQALSEGGAPQALQPTLLEQRRLLPFVLAIRTADASGRVSVEPTATEDATSLSVADRDYFRAARASDALVLSEPLRSRVTGDWCIVAARRLQTESGQFRGVVYAVLSAQHFQGLFRRLSLGKDGAIALRSDSLRLVARHSGAEPDSAAGLGSDQTSPQLRNELARDRESGWYITPTALDGIERISAYRRLPGYPLTVLAGFGTQHYLEPWRSAALRHWAFTAATLLLVACGSCLLYALHRREHRTRVQIARLAKEQSLLLENDLIGMLRVRQRRILWANRAACHMLGYPAQQLIGASTRVLYAEDSCFEMVGEQGYAALRSVGRFRTQVRIRTSDGRTPWVDLSGAMLSESESIWMLVDIDNLKHSEEDAQHLALHDPLTGLANRRLLQVQLHQALMQAKRSGQDVAVAYLDLDGFKPVNDRFGHEAGDAVLRTVASRLANEVRANDTLARIGGDEFVLVLVDIEGERDALVVLQRCLEAVHRPIPLGGTGEPVAVGCSIGLALRSRHGGTEQALQQAADDAMYAAKRAGRGRVACAPTVALAALFEG; the protein is encoded by the coding sequence ATGATGCGATCCTTCCGCATCAACGGCTCGGCGGTCTGGCCCATCGGTCCGGCGACGGAAGAGGTTTTTTTCATGCAGTCGTCTCCCCGGATCGCGGGCTGGATCGTTGCCGGCAATCTGCTGGTCGCATGCGTGCTGATACTGGCCACCCTCATCAACCTGCAAGTCAGTCGCGACAGCGAACTCGCCCGCGCACGCGAGGCCGCGCAGAACCTGGTGCAGGCGCTCAGCAGCGAGCTGGCGGCCGAATTGCGGCTGGTCGACAACGCACTGGCAACGATCGCTCTGCGACAGGCGCTCAGCGAGGGCGGCGCGCCCCAGGCCCTGCAGCCGACCTTGCTGGAACAGCGCCGCCTGCTGCCCTTCGTGCTCGCCATCCGCACCGCCGATGCGAGCGGCCGGGTCAGCGTCGAACCCACCGCCACCGAGGATGCGACCTCCCTATCTGTCGCCGACCGCGACTACTTCCGCGCGGCCCGGGCGAGCGATGCGCTGGTTCTCTCCGAGCCCTTGCGAAGCCGGGTGACGGGAGACTGGTGCATCGTCGCCGCGCGAAGGCTGCAGACCGAGAGTGGGCAGTTTCGCGGTGTCGTCTATGCGGTCCTGTCGGCGCAGCATTTCCAGGGCCTGTTTCGCCGGTTGAGCCTCGGTAAGGATGGTGCGATCGCGCTGCGCAGCGACTCGCTGAGGCTGGTGGCTCGGCATTCCGGCGCCGAGCCCGACAGCGCGGCGGGGCTGGGGAGCGACCAGACCTCACCGCAGTTGCGCAACGAGCTCGCTCGGGATCGGGAATCCGGCTGGTACATCACGCCAACGGCGCTGGATGGCATCGAGCGCATCTCCGCCTATCGGCGTCTACCCGGCTATCCCCTTACCGTCCTGGCCGGTTTTGGCACCCAGCATTACCTGGAGCCCTGGCGATCGGCCGCGCTACGGCATTGGGCCTTCACCGCCGCCACCCTCTTGTTGGTCGCCTGCGGGTCCTGCCTGCTGTACGCCTTGCACCGCCGCGAGCACCGGACCAGGGTGCAGATCGCACGCCTGGCCAAGGAGCAAAGCCTGCTGCTGGAAAACGACCTGATCGGGATGCTGCGGGTCCGGCAACGCAGGATCCTGTGGGCCAATCGAGCGGCCTGCCATATGTTGGGGTATCCGGCACAGCAGCTGATCGGGGCCTCGACGCGTGTGCTGTATGCCGAGGACTCCTGCTTCGAGATGGTCGGTGAACAGGGATACGCGGCGCTGCGCTCCGTCGGCCGCTTCCGCACCCAGGTGCGGATCCGCACGTCGGACGGCCGGACCCCCTGGGTAGATCTGAGCGGCGCCATGCTGTCGGAATCCGAGTCGATCTGGATGCTGGTAGACATCGACAATCTCAAGCACAGCGAGGAAGACGCGCAGCACTTGGCCTTGCACGATCCGCTGACCGGGCTGGCCAACCGTCGCCTGCTTCAGGTGCAACTGCACCAAGCCTTGATGCAGGCCAAGCGCAGTGGCCAGGATGTGGCGGTCGCCTATCTTGATCTGGACGGTTTCAAGCCGGTCAACGATCGGTTCGGGCACGAGGCCGGCGATGCCGTGCTGCGCACGGTCGCCTCGCGTCTGGCGAACGAGGTGCGGGCCAATGACACCCTCGCCCGCATCGGCGGGGACGAGTTCGTGCTGGTACTGGTCGACATCGAGGGCGAGCGCGACGCGCTGGTCGTTCTTCAGCGCTGCCTCGAGGCCGTCCATCGTCCGATTCCTCTGGGCGGGACGGGCGAACCCGTCGCCGTCGGCTGCAGCATCGGCCTGGCCCTGAGAAGTCGGCATGGCGGCACGGAACAGGCGCTGCAGCAGGCGGCCGACGACGCCATGTATGCGGCAAAGCGCGCCGGCCGAGGTCGGGTCGCCTGCGCGCCCACGGTGGCATTGGCGGCACTGTTCGAGGGATGA
- a CDS encoding response regulator transcription factor — translation MTNKTILIVDDHADIRRLIRMTLEFEDYKIDEVADGDAALRFTATVRPDVVLLDVMMPGGIDGLEACRRMKADPSLAGVQVILLSARGQARDREAGLQAGADAYLVKPFSPLQLIEHLAQLPQVA, via the coding sequence ATGACAAACAAGACAATCCTGATCGTGGACGACCATGCGGACATCCGTCGTCTGATCCGCATGACCCTCGAGTTCGAGGACTACAAGATCGACGAGGTCGCCGACGGCGACGCCGCCTTGCGCTTCACGGCTACCGTGCGGCCGGACGTGGTCCTGCTGGACGTGATGATGCCGGGTGGGATTGACGGGCTGGAGGCGTGCCGCCGAATGAAGGCGGATCCCTCGCTGGCGGGCGTGCAGGTGATCCTGCTGAGCGCGCGCGGCCAGGCGCGTGATCGCGAGGCTGGGCTGCAGGCCGGCGCCGATGCCTATCTGGTGAAGCCGTTCAGCCCCCTGCAGCTGATCGAGCACCTGGCCCAGCTGCCGCAAGTCGCCTGA
- a CDS encoding two-component system response regulator, whose translation MSERPRVLLIEDDASLQRFVQLALEDLDLELLTAGSVDEGLAELARAPVALIMTDLMLPGRSGFELVDSLAAQPALRAGARLAVFSAGLNPETRQRLAPPKVWRLLSKPCSLAELEACVRDALSEAGRETASSLAHPPAAGGMDGDQEAAIAQHFGGDAPLYHAFRASCLRQFRADMAEGERACSSADAAALRRLAHGLKSVLLTLGHAEASALAQDLEGASERADWGLAERLWRQLKGAIATLR comes from the coding sequence ATGAGCGAGCGGCCCCGGGTGTTGCTGATCGAGGATGATGCCTCGCTGCAACGCTTCGTACAGCTAGCCCTGGAGGACCTCGACCTGGAGCTGCTGACCGCCGGCTCGGTGGACGAGGGTCTGGCCGAGCTGGCGCGAGCACCGGTGGCCCTGATCATGACCGATCTGATGCTGCCGGGCCGCTCCGGTTTCGAGCTGGTCGACAGCTTGGCGGCCCAGCCCGCGCTACGTGCCGGCGCCCGCCTCGCGGTGTTCAGCGCCGGACTCAATCCCGAGACCCGTCAGCGGCTGGCGCCCCCCAAGGTCTGGCGCCTGCTTTCCAAGCCCTGCAGCCTGGCCGAGCTTGAGGCCTGCGTGCGCGATGCCCTGAGTGAGGCGGGGCGGGAAACCGCAAGCTCCCTGGCCCATCCCCCGGCGGCCGGCGGCATGGACGGCGATCAGGAGGCCGCCATCGCCCAGCATTTCGGTGGCGATGCCCCCCTGTACCACGCGTTCCGGGCCAGCTGCCTGCGGCAGTTCCGGGCCGACATGGCCGAGGGTGAGCGGGCTTGCAGTAGCGCCGACGCGGCGGCCCTCCGCCGACTGGCACATGGTCTGAAGTCGGTGCTGTTGACCCTGGGCCACGCCGAGGCCTCGGCCCTGGCCCAGGATCTGGAAGGAGCAAGCGAGCGGGCCGACTGGGGCCTTGCCGAACGCCTGTGGCGGCAATTGAAGGGGGCCATCGCCACGTTGCGCTGA
- a CDS encoding response regulator, with product MDINALVIEDERADRVVVRQTLASTAAGSSHVEYVESLAAGLERLSRGGIDVVLFDLSLPDSDGRATLQALRVGVPQIPLLMIAGATHETGEHHVQQFILRDRIDCHRLAHVLRSLIRHGP from the coding sequence ATGGACATCAACGCACTCGTGATCGAGGACGAACGGGCTGACAGGGTCGTCGTCCGTCAGACGCTGGCCAGCACCGCGGCCGGTTCGTCGCATGTGGAGTACGTGGAATCGCTGGCCGCGGGCCTCGAACGGCTGAGTCGCGGTGGCATTGATGTCGTGCTGTTCGACCTGTCCCTGCCTGACAGCGATGGCCGTGCAACGCTGCAGGCGCTGCGGGTCGGAGTGCCGCAGATTCCGCTGTTGATGATCGCAGGCGCGACGCACGAAACCGGCGAGCACCACGTGCAGCAGTTCATCCTGCGCGATCGCATCGACTGCCACCGGCTCGCACATGTGTTGCGGTCCCTGATCAGGCACGGCCCATGA
- a CDS encoding chemotaxis protein CheW, with protein MSTAVQPLAESCSQRPAWLRLGPAQPSPVHAPKGDAFLELLCFRAAGQEYGLPLPSIQEIRHHQGSKATDAQRRAVLVLAEDGQRLGLVVDEVLDVQLVAPDQLRQLPSLHGDLKRQHLRALVRIGKRHVLQLDPAPWFDTQAYVRPRF; from the coding sequence ATGTCCACCGCCGTTCAGCCTCTCGCCGAGTCCTGCAGCCAGCGTCCCGCATGGCTGCGGCTTGGACCCGCGCAGCCCTCCCCCGTGCACGCGCCCAAGGGGGACGCTTTCCTGGAATTGCTGTGTTTCCGGGCCGCAGGCCAGGAGTATGGCCTGCCGCTGCCCAGCATCCAGGAGATTCGCCATCACCAGGGCTCGAAAGCTACTGACGCTCAACGGCGTGCCGTGCTCGTACTGGCCGAAGACGGGCAGCGTCTTGGCCTAGTGGTGGACGAGGTGCTGGACGTTCAGTTGGTCGCCCCAGATCAGCTGCGCCAACTGCCTTCGTTGCACGGAGATCTCAAGCGTCAACACCTGCGCGCACTGGTCCGTATCGGAAAGCGCCATGTGCTGCAGCTCGACCCGGCCCCCTGGTTCGACACACAGGCCTATGTCCGCCCTCGTTTTTGA
- a CDS encoding ABC transporter substrate-binding protein — MSKIPYRTWAGLLGASLLCLGGVQAAMAARGGETLKRLRASGELKVCIWPDYYGITYRNPRTQQLSGIDIELSAELARELKLKLSYVESSFTQLVEDVTSQRCDVAMFAVGVLPQRQARLAFTKPYLQSDIYGVTTRSNRMVREWADIDKPGVMVAVQAGTFMEPVMGQALKQAQMVVVRPPDTRERELEAGRVDVFMTDYPYSRRLLDNADWARLVSPAQPFHVLPYAYATRLNDPDWLARLDEFVAAIKRDGRLKAAAARYGLSPIVVN, encoded by the coding sequence ATGAGCAAGATACCCTATCGGACATGGGCCGGCCTGCTCGGCGCCTCGCTGCTTTGCCTGGGGGGCGTGCAGGCCGCGATGGCCGCCCGCGGCGGCGAGACGCTGAAGCGCCTGCGCGCCAGCGGCGAACTGAAAGTCTGCATCTGGCCGGACTACTATGGCATCACCTATCGCAACCCGCGCACACAGCAACTGAGCGGCATCGACATCGAGTTGTCGGCCGAGCTGGCACGCGAACTCAAACTCAAGCTCAGCTATGTCGAGTCCTCTTTCACCCAGCTGGTCGAGGATGTCACGTCGCAGCGCTGCGATGTCGCGATGTTCGCGGTTGGCGTCTTGCCGCAACGCCAAGCCCGGTTGGCTTTCACGAAGCCCTATCTCCAGAGCGATATCTATGGCGTGACCACGCGCTCGAACCGGATGGTGCGGGAATGGGCCGACATCGACAAGCCCGGTGTCATGGTGGCGGTACAGGCCGGCACTTTCATGGAGCCGGTGATGGGCCAGGCGCTCAAGCAGGCGCAGATGGTCGTGGTGAGGCCACCAGACACGCGCGAGCGTGAGCTGGAGGCCGGCCGTGTCGATGTCTTCATGACCGACTATCCCTACAGCCGGCGCCTGCTCGACAACGCCGATTGGGCTCGGCTGGTATCCCCCGCGCAGCCTTTCCATGTGCTTCCCTACGCCTATGCCACTCGGCTGAACGATCCAGATTGGCTGGCGCGCCTGGACGAGTTTGTCGCGGCGATCAAACGCGACGGACGGCTGAAGGCCGCGGCTGCTCGGTATGGCCTGTCCCCCATCGTTGTGAACTGA
- a CDS encoding chemotaxis protein CheW, which yields MKHSSAPNPAQVPADAEPLQYLGFRLADRDYALLLSHVLAIHPHAQTQRLAAAPPWVQGMYDQQQQRYVPVLDLRALQDLDSLPPPVDPRQAVLILAELALQRVALLADAVVDLLEPAPQEYGPAGMRLCRMQGLRGPRRVQLLDLRQLIALLPPCPLH from the coding sequence ATGAAACACTCCAGCGCCCCCAACCCCGCGCAAGTCCCGGCAGATGCCGAGCCGCTCCAGTACCTCGGTTTCCGGCTGGCCGACCGAGACTATGCCCTGCTCCTGAGCCATGTGCTCGCCATCCACCCCCATGCACAGACCCAGCGATTGGCGGCGGCCCCACCCTGGGTACAGGGCATGTACGACCAGCAGCAGCAGCGCTATGTGCCGGTGCTGGACCTGCGCGCGCTGCAGGACCTGGACAGCCTGCCCCCGCCCGTCGACCCGCGCCAGGCCGTGTTGATCCTGGCGGAGCTTGCGCTGCAGCGCGTCGCGTTGCTGGCGGACGCGGTTGTCGACCTGCTCGAACCGGCGCCGCAGGAGTACGGCCCCGCGGGCATGCGTCTGTGCCGCATGCAGGGGTTGCGCGGCCCGCGTCGGGTTCAGCTTCTGGATCTGCGCCAGCTGATCGCACTGCTGCCGCCCTGCCCGCTGCATTGA
- a CDS encoding helix-turn-helix domain-containing protein encodes MPKTPARPPANPTDYSTLEVARLLGMAVRSVQLMVDRGELEAWKTPGGHRRIASASVDALLARRGGPAVPASAAATRPAASPVRQRPRLLLIEDSIHYQNLISMLLAQQFPELELHMASDGIVGLALYGQLQPELLLVDILLPGIDGATLITSLRSHPQFAGSRLIVVTSLDESQRQPYAFALQGLPVVHKPRLVMELPALLRQQLDQIRKAGL; translated from the coding sequence ATGCCAAAGACCCCCGCCCGCCCGCCCGCCAATCCGACCGACTACAGCACCCTGGAGGTCGCCCGGCTGCTCGGCATGGCGGTGCGCTCAGTGCAGTTGATGGTCGATCGTGGCGAGCTGGAAGCCTGGAAGACGCCTGGAGGCCATCGCCGCATCGCCAGTGCCTCGGTCGACGCCTTGCTCGCGCGCCGTGGCGGCCCGGCCGTACCGGCAAGCGCCGCCGCCACTCGGCCCGCCGCGAGCCCTGTGCGGCAACGCCCCCGTCTGCTGCTGATTGAGGATTCGATCCACTATCAGAACCTGATCTCCATGCTGCTGGCCCAGCAGTTCCCGGAGCTGGAGTTGCACATGGCGTCGGACGGCATCGTGGGCCTGGCCTTGTACGGCCAATTGCAACCCGAGCTGCTGCTGGTCGACATCCTGCTTCCGGGCATCGACGGCGCGACCCTGATCACCAGTCTGCGATCCCATCCGCAGTTCGCCGGCAGCCGGCTGATCGTGGTGACCTCTCTGGATGAGAGCCAGCGCCAGCCCTATGCCTTCGCGCTGCAGGGGCTGCCGGTGGTGCACAAACCCCGTCTGGTCATGGAACTGCCGGCCCTCCTCCGCCAGCAGCTCGATCAGATTCGCAAGGCCGGCCTATGA